A DNA window from bacterium contains the following coding sequences:
- a CDS encoding NAD-dependent epimerase/dehydratase family protein — translation GVFRLIHISALGASSDQRFRYTYSKWLGEQEVKNSGIDWTIFQPSIMFGTGDEFINKLARIIRLSPIIPILGSGKTRFQPIWVEDICTCILKVLDDNTTVGKTYQLGGPEQLTYEQLIDILMAKLNKRKFKVHVPIPLIQPFVNMMEMVIPNPPITTDQLALLAVDNITALDAVNHHFGFQPKRLQDVLDYI, via the coding sequence TGGGGTATTTCGGTTGATTCATATCAGTGCCCTTGGTGCAAGTTCCGACCAACGGTTTCGCTATACCTATTCAAAATGGCTCGGAGAACAAGAAGTTAAAAATAGCGGAATTGATTGGACGATATTCCAACCGTCAATTATGTTCGGAACAGGCGATGAGTTCATCAATAAACTTGCCCGAATCATTCGACTATCGCCGATTATCCCGATTCTCGGTTCTGGGAAAACCCGATTCCAACCGATTTGGGTTGAAGATATCTGTACCTGCATCCTGAAAGTTTTAGATGATAATACAACTGTCGGAAAAACTTATCAACTTGGCGGTCCGGAACAGCTGACGTATGAACAGCTCATAGATATCCTTATGGCGAAACTCAATAAACGGAAATTCAAAGTGCATGTTCCGATACCGCTGATACAACCGTTCGTTAACATGATGGAGATGGTTATCCCAAACCCGCCGATTACTACCGACCAACTCGCTTTATTAGCCGTAGATAATATTACCGCACTGGATGCAGTCAATCACCATTTCGGTTTTCAACCGAAACGGTTACAAGATGTCCTAGACTATATCTAA
- a CDS encoding MFS transporter: protein MPSYETYQELTQTMVAFIAERPRKMRLMLRDLVGNARVLVITEPCWSIPIGWFSTYTVLYMQALNLTKLDIGWVTFLFVAAQIPATLIGGYIADHWGRKRTVMWFDLICWGIPLLIWLFAKTKTDFILAAVFNGFAWIVLPAWLCLFAEDIPPEKTANNFGFLYVVFFLSGMFVPVGGYFVAQFGTELGCRLMYGLALILVASGLTIRWIHLKEPKRNVTVALNQQFVCNMKNSFSEYLAAMKYGWNNLTLRILFFAGCIGGLQYTIWTTFQPLYLTDTNGLQFNQAIISWLPPVSAITMILIILLIIPQVRANQIKFYLRISYGLIVLSSIIFLLIPAGQFLLLLLFASISAGGLGLLSPLRDSLVMNSLTEDRYRAKVLAVSGLGAMLFSLPGGPLGASLYTFHPKLPFITALGLQCINFGLLCYLQKVNACGVTEIDNLR, encoded by the coding sequence ATGCCGAGTTACGAAACTTATCAGGAACTAACCCAAACGATGGTCGCGTTCATTGCCGAGCGACCACGAAAAATGCGATTGATGCTGCGCGATTTGGTTGGAAATGCGCGTGTTCTGGTTATCACCGAACCGTGCTGGAGTATCCCAATCGGGTGGTTTTCAACCTATACGGTGCTATATATGCAAGCGTTGAATCTAACCAAACTCGATATCGGTTGGGTCACTTTCCTATTTGTTGCCGCGCAAATCCCTGCAACGTTAATTGGCGGTTATATTGCCGACCATTGGGGACGGAAAAGAACTGTAATGTGGTTCGATTTAATCTGCTGGGGTATCCCGTTACTCATCTGGTTATTCGCGAAAACAAAAACGGATTTTATTCTTGCAGCGGTGTTTAACGGATTCGCCTGGATCGTTCTGCCGGCATGGTTATGTTTATTTGCTGAAGATATTCCGCCGGAGAAAACCGCAAATAATTTCGGATTTTTATATGTCGTGTTCTTTCTTTCCGGCATGTTTGTTCCGGTCGGAGGATATTTCGTAGCTCAATTTGGCACGGAACTTGGCTGCCGCTTGATGTATGGGCTTGCGCTTATCTTGGTAGCTAGCGGTTTAACGATTCGCTGGATTCATTTAAAAGAACCGAAAAGAAATGTTACGGTTGCCCTGAACCAACAGTTCGTATGCAATATGAAAAATAGTTTTTCAGAGTATCTTGCCGCAATGAAATATGGCTGGAATAATTTGACCTTACGCATCCTTTTTTTCGCCGGATGTATTGGTGGACTCCAATATACGATCTGGACAACCTTCCAACCATTATACTTAACTGATACGAACGGGCTTCAATTTAACCAAGCGATTATCTCCTGGCTTCCGCCGGTAAGCGCAATAACGATGATCTTGATTATTTTATTAATCATTCCGCAGGTGCGCGCGAACCAAATAAAATTTTATCTCCGGATAAGCTATGGGCTTATCGTCTTATCCTCAATTATTTTTCTGCTCATACCAGCAGGTCAATTTCTTCTTCTCTTATTATTTGCTTCTATTTCAGCAGGAGGATTGGGACTTTTATCTCCCTTACGGGATAGTCTGGTTATGAACAGTTTGACGGAAGACCGATATCGGGCGAAAGTATTGGCAGTGAGCGGACTCGGGGCAATGCTCTTCAGTCTTCCCGGCGGACCGCTCGGCGCCTCTCTCTATACGTTCCATCCAAAACTACCGTTTATCACGGCATTAGGCCTGCAATGTATCAATTTTGGACTACTCTGCTATTTACAAAAAGTAAACGCGTGCGGAGTAACGGAGATAGATAATCTGCGCTAA
- a CDS encoding prepilin-type N-terminal cleavage/methylation domain-containing protein — protein MKRGFSLIELLMVIAIIALIATVAIYNYSQGITRSKVSRAMAELRLIKTSPLSLTKIPDADPWGNPYQYNPQTGIDYSYGPDEQDDAGLVLYDPTNGVKSRGDIYLP, from the coding sequence ATGAAACGCGGATTTTCTTTAATTGAGCTTTTAATGGTAATCGCTATCATTGCTTTGATTGCCACGGTTGCGATATACAACTATTCTCAGGGGATAACCCGGTCGAAAGTATCCCGAGCAATGGCAGAACTGCGATTGATCAAAACATCTCCGTTATCGTTGACGAAAATCCCCGATGCTGACCCGTGGGGAAATCCATATCAATATAATCCGCAGACCGGCATAGATTATAGTTACGGACCCGATGAACAAGATGATGCCGGATTGGTGCTTTACGACCCGACGAATGGCGTGAAAAGTCGGGGAGATATTTACCTTCCATGA
- a CDS encoding SPFH/Band 7/PHB domain protein, translating to MQQITVIIGFVVLLFLLMLGSMAIKIVRDYQRLVVFRLGKCIGQKGPGLVILIPFIDQPVWVDLRELFLEVPSQTCITKDNAPISIDFLIYWKVMDPERSVIQVSNFAGASQGIATTTLRAVVGDILLDDVLAKREQINVVLRTKLDEVTERWGVKVTTVEIREILPPKDVSEAMVKQMTAERNRRAIVTEAEGKKQATITIAEGDKQSAILRAEGDRQAAILRAEGYALALKTIYDSAKIIDAKTMSLQYLETLKSLGASASTKFVLPMEFTNLLKPFIEHASESMK from the coding sequence ATGCAACAAATCACGGTTATCATCGGGTTTGTCGTTCTTTTATTTCTGTTGATGCTCGGGTCGATGGCAATCAAGATCGTGCGAGATTACCAACGACTGGTAGTGTTTCGTTTAGGAAAATGTATTGGACAGAAGGGACCAGGTTTAGTTATTCTTATTCCGTTTATAGACCAGCCGGTTTGGGTAGATTTACGGGAACTATTCCTCGAAGTTCCGTCGCAGACCTGTATTACGAAAGATAACGCTCCGATTTCAATCGACTTCTTAATCTATTGGAAAGTTATGGATCCGGAACGGAGCGTTATTCAGGTATCGAATTTCGCTGGCGCTTCCCAAGGGATAGCAACGACGACGTTACGTGCGGTGGTTGGAGATATTCTACTCGACGATGTACTTGCGAAACGAGAACAGATTAATGTCGTTCTGCGCACCAAACTTGATGAAGTTACAGAACGATGGGGCGTGAAAGTTACCACCGTTGAAATTCGGGAAATTCTACCGCCGAAAGATGTTAGTGAAGCGATGGTGAAACAGATGACCGCAGAACGGAATCGGCGTGCTATCGTTACGGAAGCGGAAGGGAAGAAACAAGCAACGATTACTATCGCTGAAGGAGATAAACAATCGGCTATTTTACGGGCGGAAGGCGACCGACAAGCGGCGATCCTGCGCGCAGAAGGATATGCGTTAGCATTGAAGACGATTTACGATTCAGCAAAAATTATTGATGCGAAAACGATGAGTTTACAGTATCTAGAAACCTTGAAATCGTTGGGAGCAAGTGCTTCAACGAAATTCGTTCTTCCAATGGAATTTACCAACTTACTGAAACCGTTTATCGAACATGCGAGCGAATCAATGAAGTAA
- a CDS encoding nodulation protein NfeD: MKKNTYLFRVLFGAILIIGCSGIAFSDSNGVVHWIRLDGIINPVAAEYIVRGIELAEKENAVCIVLELNTPGGLDSSMRSIIQKMLASKVPVITYVSPAGSRAASAGLFLAVASHLVAMAPGTNLGAAHPVDMTGKGASDKITEDAAAYIRSIAEQRGRNVQWAEAAVKRSVSATASEATTLKMVDFIAKDRQELLAKLDGVSVTVLGKQITLATKNATVKEVPMTLREQFLHALGNPNVAYVLFILGIYGLIYELASPGFGLSGILGGICIILALVAFESLPFNLAGLLLILFGIALFIADIKAPTHGVLTVGGIVSLFIGSLLIFSPAGTKEAPYISMGVSLSVIITMVILTTAFFVFAITKGLLAQRRKTISGKEGIIGAIGEVTVDLNPAGEVQVLGERWSAFTEQGPIARGEKIRVIDLDGLRVKVERV, from the coding sequence ATGAAAAAAAATACATATCTTTTTCGAGTATTATTTGGTGCTATATTGATTATCGGATGTAGTGGGATTGCTTTTTCGGATAGTAATGGGGTGGTACATTGGATTCGGTTAGATGGGATAATTAATCCAGTTGCTGCGGAATATATCGTTCGTGGGATTGAACTTGCGGAAAAAGAGAATGCGGTTTGTATCGTGTTGGAGCTGAATACGCCTGGCGGATTAGATAGTTCGATGCGGAGTATCATCCAGAAAATGTTGGCAAGTAAAGTTCCAGTTATAACCTATGTTTCTCCAGCAGGAAGCCGAGCGGCATCAGCGGGGTTGTTCCTTGCGGTAGCATCGCATCTGGTGGCAATGGCGCCGGGAACTAATCTCGGTGCTGCGCATCCGGTTGATATGACCGGAAAAGGAGCTTCGGATAAAATTACGGAAGATGCAGCGGCGTATATTCGGAGTATTGCGGAACAGCGGGGTCGAAATGTCCAATGGGCAGAAGCGGCGGTTAAACGGAGTGTATCCGCCACGGCATCAGAAGCGACTACCTTAAAGATGGTAGATTTTATTGCGAAAGACCGGCAGGAACTATTAGCGAAACTAGACGGGGTCTCGGTTACTGTTCTCGGAAAACAAATTACTTTGGCAACGAAAAATGCTACGGTTAAAGAAGTGCCCATGACACTTCGCGAACAATTTTTGCATGCGCTCGGCAATCCAAATGTTGCCTATGTATTATTTATTTTAGGCATCTACGGATTAATTTATGAACTGGCGAGTCCGGGATTCGGCTTATCCGGTATTCTAGGCGGAATATGTATTATTCTCGCATTAGTCGCATTTGAAAGTTTACCATTTAACTTAGCGGGATTACTGCTTATTCTCTTTGGGATAGCGTTATTCATTGCGGATATTAAAGCGCCAACACATGGCGTGCTTACGGTCGGTGGAATTGTCTCATTGTTTATTGGCTCGTTATTAATCTTTTCACCTGCCGGGACAAAGGAGGCACCGTATATCTCTATGGGCGTATCATTAAGTGTTATTATCACGATGGTTATTTTAACCACGGCATTTTTCGTGTTTGCGATTACGAAAGGACTCCTTGCGCAACGACGAAAGACTATCAGCGGAAAGGAAGGTATCATAGGCGCAATCGGCGAAGTTACCGTTGATTTGAATCCAGCTGGTGAAGTGCAGGTGTTAGGTGAACGATGGAGCGCGTTTACCGAGCAAGGACCGATTGCGCGTGGTGAAAAAATCCGAGTTATCGATTTAGACGGACTTCGGGTTAAGGTTGAAAGAGTATAA
- a CDS encoding ATP-binding protein produces the protein MLDINNKKTITESDLQKTLAQLQARVEELEADHIWLSFLSQISWTLTSTFSLKEILSQLVFFTAELLRTEICVLRLLEGDELVLGAQVGIPQDMVFERLPANEGIAGYVTREKQPLRINDIKTHPITREYYFRHGARFDFSSFLGAPLVVRDTLIGIIGVYTKEPRQFTDTELEHLVVVANHAAIAIENARTFESMQQTKQDWVETFDAIPDEVFITDTNYTIRRANRAFADKLGLPFHQIIGKKCYEIVERMNRPPEYCQQHKMMLLKEPVTNEFDDIQRGETLQINIIPIKNDRNEITGAVHINRDITKWKQMQQQLIQSEKLAALGQLMSGVAHELNNPLTGVFGYAELLMRKELDPSVKPAIEKIYRESQRAVKIIQNLLGFARPYKPEKIYTHIHQVLEDTLALREYELRVNRITIERDYTPHLPKTMLDPHQMQQVFLNIIMNAESALSQLPITVERKLTISTKFAVSEENRLRIEFIDNGPGIAPEHLSKIFDPFFTTKEAGHGTGLGLSIAYGIIQEHQGTIFAQSEPGHGAKFIIELPILEENGIPKPRLTLTRSEKDISQQQPKKILVIDDEESIGMFLQEALRDEQHQVDIATNGSDALRKIIATEYDIVLSDIKMPGLDGETLYQQIKQVKPELVTQLVFMTGDIINPQTKQFLAQTQAAFLEKPFTIQMVREVIRRILAGR, from the coding sequence ATGCTAGATATAAATAACAAGAAAACAATCACGGAATCTGATTTGCAGAAAACGCTTGCCCAATTACAAGCGCGCGTTGAAGAATTGGAAGCAGACCATATCTGGCTATCGTTTTTATCGCAAATAAGTTGGACATTAACCTCAACTTTTTCGCTGAAAGAGATATTAAGCCAGCTCGTTTTTTTTACCGCAGAACTATTACGAACCGAAATCTGTGTATTGCGGTTACTTGAAGGAGATGAATTGGTATTAGGTGCGCAAGTTGGGATTCCGCAAGATATGGTGTTTGAACGATTGCCAGCAAATGAAGGTATTGCTGGATACGTCACTCGCGAGAAACAACCCCTGCGAATTAATGATATTAAAACCCATCCGATTACTCGGGAATATTATTTCCGACACGGAGCACGATTTGATTTTTCTTCTTTTCTAGGTGCTCCATTAGTGGTTCGAGATACCCTAATCGGCATTATCGGAGTCTATACCAAAGAACCACGACAATTTACTGATACTGAATTAGAGCATTTAGTCGTGGTAGCGAATCATGCTGCAATTGCTATTGAAAATGCGCGTACCTTTGAATCTATGCAACAAACGAAACAGGATTGGGTTGAAACATTTGATGCTATCCCCGACGAGGTTTTTATTACGGATACGAACTACACGATTCGTCGGGCGAACCGTGCGTTTGCGGATAAACTCGGTCTTCCGTTCCATCAGATTATTGGCAAAAAATGTTATGAAATTGTTGAACGAATGAACCGCCCACCAGAATATTGTCAGCAACATAAAATGATGTTGCTCAAAGAACCGGTTACCAACGAATTTGATGATATCCAACGGGGAGAAACCCTGCAAATCAACATTATACCAATAAAGAATGACCGGAACGAAATTACGGGAGCAGTACATATCAACCGCGATATTACGAAATGGAAACAAATGCAACAGCAACTAATACAATCAGAAAAACTCGCTGCGCTAGGTCAGTTGATGTCGGGAGTAGCGCATGAGTTGAATAACCCGTTAACCGGCGTATTCGGTTATGCGGAACTGTTAATGCGGAAAGAACTTGACCCGAGTGTAAAGCCGGCAATAGAAAAAATCTATCGTGAATCGCAACGGGCAGTGAAAATCATTCAGAATCTCCTTGGATTCGCTCGACCATATAAGCCGGAAAAAATCTATACGCATATTCATCAAGTGCTCGAAGATACTCTTGCATTACGGGAATACGAATTGCGGGTCAATCGTATTACGATAGAACGCGACTATACACCACATTTACCGAAAACAATGCTCGACCCGCATCAGATGCAGCAAGTGTTCCTGAATATTATTATGAATGCCGAATCGGCGTTGAGCCAGCTTCCGATAACCGTAGAGCGGAAACTAACCATTAGCACCAAATTTGCGGTTTCGGAAGAAAATCGGCTGCGAATTGAATTTATTGATAACGGACCGGGGATAGCGCCAGAGCATTTATCGAAAATTTTCGACCCGTTTTTTACTACGAAGGAAGCTGGTCATGGAACAGGACTCGGTCTATCGATAGCGTATGGAATAATTCAAGAGCATCAAGGCACGATATTTGCTCAGAGTGAACCTGGTCACGGCGCAAAGTTTATCATTGAGTTACCAATATTAGAAGAGAACGGAATACCGAAACCGAGGTTGACGTTGACTAGAAGCGAAAAGGATATAAGTCAGCAGCAGCCGAAAAAGATTTTGGTTATTGACGACGAAGAAAGTATCGGTATGTTCTTGCAGGAAGCGTTGCGCGATGAACAGCATCAGGTTGATATTGCAACTAACGGTAGTGATGCTTTGCGGAAAATTATTGCGACGGAATATGATATTGTGTTAAGTGACATAAAAATGCCAGGGTTAGATGGTGAAACATTATATCAACAGATTAAGCAGGTGAAACCAGAACTAGTGACTCAGCTGGTGTTTATGACCGGAGATATCATTAATCCGCAAACGAAACAGTTCCTAGCGCAAACGCAGGCCGCATTTCTGGAGAAGCCGTTTACTATCCAAATGGTTCGCGAGGTGATACGCCGCATTCTAGCAGGAAGATAA